A window of the Tunturibacter empetritectus genome harbors these coding sequences:
- a CDS encoding zinc-dependent dehydrogenase: protein MSHIIPETMRAAVYRGVDDVRIETIAVPEIGDGEVLVKIHTCGICGTDLKKIHSGSHDAPRVFGHEMAGTIVRVGAGVERFAVDDRVMAYHHIPCGECYYCRKQTFAQCEVYKRVGCTAGFAPSGGGFAEYIRVMDWIVRRGLVKIPDNIPFEQAAFLEPVNTCYKAIQLLDLKADETVLVIGQGPIGILLAALARRTGANVLTSDLYKERHAVAAKFGLDHPVDARENVVAAAKKATEGRGADIALLAVGSDALIKVAMEAIRPGGRVVLFASTQHGEAPFDPAAVCMDEKTLMGSYSASVAIQDEVTRMVFDGYRSGFDLTNLISHRFSLEDAVAAIDLASHPQADSMKIVIQPGG from the coding sequence CCTGAGATTGGTGACGGGGAGGTGTTAGTCAAGATCCATACCTGCGGAATCTGTGGGACGGATTTGAAGAAGATTCATAGCGGTTCGCATGATGCGCCGCGTGTCTTTGGGCACGAGATGGCGGGGACGATTGTGCGAGTGGGCGCCGGGGTTGAGAGGTTCGCTGTCGACGATCGGGTGATGGCTTACCATCACATTCCTTGTGGCGAGTGCTATTACTGTCGCAAACAGACGTTTGCGCAGTGTGAGGTTTATAAGAGGGTTGGATGTACGGCGGGTTTTGCGCCCTCTGGCGGCGGCTTTGCCGAGTACATTCGCGTGATGGACTGGATTGTGCGGCGTGGGTTGGTGAAGATTCCCGACAATATTCCGTTTGAGCAGGCGGCGTTTCTGGAGCCGGTGAACACCTGCTATAAGGCGATTCAGTTGCTCGATTTGAAGGCGGATGAGACAGTGCTGGTGATTGGCCAAGGACCGATTGGGATTTTGCTGGCTGCGCTAGCACGGCGGACGGGAGCTAATGTTCTGACCAGTGATCTGTATAAAGAGCGGCACGCCGTGGCAGCGAAGTTCGGGCTTGATCATCCTGTTGATGCTCGTGAAAATGTGGTTGCAGCGGCGAAGAAGGCTACCGAAGGACGCGGTGCAGATATCGCTCTGCTGGCGGTTGGCAGCGATGCGTTGATCAAGGTTGCCATGGAGGCGATTCGGCCGGGCGGACGAGTGGTGCTGTTTGCTTCGACGCAGCATGGGGAGGCACCGTTCGATCCTGCGGCTGTGTGTATGGACGAGAAGACGTTGATGGGGTCTTACAGTGCGTCGGTCGCGATACAGGATGAGGTGACGCGGATGGTGTTCGACGGCTACCGTAGCGGGTTCGATTTGACCAACCTGATCTCGCACCGGTTTTCGCTGGAGGATGCGGTGGCGGCGATCGATCTGGCGTCGCATCCCCAGGCTGACTCGATGAAGATTGTGATTCAGCCTGGAGGCTAG
- a CDS encoding sigma-54-dependent transcriptional regulator, which translates to MSEITELAAETLHLQRTARVVGDPRILIIDDEAAIRESLDTLLTLEGFTVSAASDGPSGLELLSRNEYDLLLLDLALPGESGLDLLPRIVEMQPNLPVIMITAYGTVGNVVDAIRAGAENFVQKPWDNEKLLADIRAAVARHRAEEEVVQLKRTLKQRYNFENIVGKSEPMLRLFDLIAQVAPSRSTVLIQGESGTGKELIAKAIHANSPRKDRPFVPVNTGAVPSELLESTLFGHVKGAFTSAVTAKKGLFEVANGGTLFLDEIGTMGMDMQAKILRVLQDRRFMHLGGVQEIQVDVRIIAATNVNLQDAVRAGRFREDLFYRLNVISLELPPLRSRREDIPLLASHFLKFYAEENGTETRSLSPEAMRIIMDYEWPGNVRELENAMERGVVLSTSRSINPDLLPTQLTGSTYSASLLDHQPNASLFDLMEEIERRIISDRLERCHWNQTEAAEYFKIPLSTLNQKIKRLNVEVKKRTRD; encoded by the coding sequence ATGTCTGAGATCACCGAGCTCGCCGCCGAAACCCTCCATCTCCAACGCACCGCCCGAGTCGTCGGCGATCCCCGCATCCTCATCATCGATGACGAAGCAGCCATCCGCGAGTCGCTCGACACCCTGCTCACCCTCGAAGGCTTCACCGTCAGTGCCGCAAGCGATGGCCCCTCCGGCCTCGAGCTGCTCTCACGCAACGAGTACGACCTGCTCCTCCTCGACCTCGCCCTGCCTGGTGAAAGCGGATTGGATCTCCTCCCCCGTATCGTCGAGATGCAGCCCAACCTTCCCGTCATCATGATCACGGCCTACGGCACGGTCGGCAACGTCGTCGACGCAATCCGCGCCGGAGCAGAAAACTTCGTCCAGAAGCCGTGGGACAACGAGAAGCTGCTTGCCGACATCCGCGCCGCCGTCGCTCGCCATCGTGCCGAAGAAGAGGTCGTTCAACTCAAGCGCACCCTCAAGCAGCGCTACAACTTTGAAAACATCGTCGGCAAGAGTGAGCCGATGCTCCGCCTCTTCGACCTCATCGCACAAGTCGCCCCCAGCCGCTCGACCGTTCTCATCCAGGGTGAAAGCGGCACCGGCAAAGAACTCATAGCCAAGGCCATCCACGCCAACTCCCCTCGCAAGGATCGTCCTTTCGTGCCGGTCAACACCGGTGCCGTGCCATCCGAGCTGCTTGAATCCACTCTCTTCGGCCACGTCAAAGGCGCCTTCACCTCTGCCGTCACAGCTAAAAAAGGTCTCTTCGAAGTCGCTAACGGCGGTACGCTCTTCCTCGACGAGATCGGCACCATGGGTATGGACATGCAAGCCAAGATCCTCCGTGTCCTTCAAGACCGCCGCTTCATGCATCTCGGCGGCGTACAGGAGATTCAAGTCGACGTTCGCATCATCGCCGCCACCAACGTCAACCTTCAGGACGCCGTCCGCGCAGGACGCTTCCGCGAAGACCTCTTCTACCGCCTCAACGTCATCAGCCTGGAACTCCCGCCGCTTCGTTCCCGCCGCGAAGACATCCCTCTGCTCGCATCACACTTCCTCAAATTTTACGCAGAAGAGAATGGTACGGAGACGCGCTCCCTCTCCCCTGAGGCGATGCGCATCATCATGGACTACGAGTGGCCCGGCAACGTTCGCGAACTTGAGAACGCCATGGAGCGCGGTGTCGTCCTCTCCACCTCCCGCAGCATCAATCCAGACCTGCTGCCCACTCAACTCACCGGAAGCACCTACTCGGCCAGCCTGCTCGACCACCAGCCAAACGCCAGTCTCTTCGACCTGATGGAAGAGATCGAGCGTCGCATCATCTCCGACCGCCTCGAACGTTGCCACTGGAACCAGACCGAAGCCGCCGAATACTTCAAGATTCCGCTCTCGACTCTCAACCAGAAGATCAAGCGCCTTAACGTAGAAGTCAAGAAACGAACCCGCGACTAG